One Echinicola strongylocentroti DNA window includes the following coding sequences:
- a CDS encoding 5-oxoprolinase subunit C family protein, whose product MKTPDGKLEVVNAGFYGTVQDLGRTGYGHWGIPAAGAMDQQSYQLANHLLRNEPNAACLELTMIGGEFLFHHPTTAVLTGAPASIQVNQQTVPINHVIEIAKGDRLKLSPVKSGCRMYLGVHGGFQTPSVLGSRSWYAGITPHDRLQEGMHLPFSAATTQPPRALAKVAMDDALFEDQKIEVYPGPEASEMGDTSFEKLFSTDFHLSAKQNRMGIQLEEKIENQLQEILTSPVYPGTVQLTPGGKTMILMKDAQVTGGYPRILQLTEQGISCLSQKKQGDKIRFILINEW is encoded by the coding sequence ATGAAAACACCTGACGGAAAATTAGAAGTGGTCAACGCTGGTTTTTATGGAACAGTCCAAGATCTTGGCCGAACGGGGTACGGACACTGGGGCATACCTGCCGCCGGCGCGATGGACCAGCAATCCTACCAACTCGCCAACCACTTATTACGAAATGAACCCAATGCAGCCTGTCTGGAACTGACCATGATAGGCGGGGAATTTCTCTTCCACCATCCCACTACGGCCGTTCTTACAGGCGCTCCAGCAAGCATTCAGGTAAACCAACAGACTGTCCCAATTAATCATGTCATCGAAATAGCCAAGGGCGATCGACTGAAACTTTCTCCTGTAAAGTCCGGTTGTAGGATGTATCTTGGTGTGCATGGCGGATTTCAGACGCCCTCAGTCCTTGGTAGCCGGAGTTGGTATGCTGGCATTACTCCACATGATCGCCTTCAGGAAGGTATGCATTTGCCTTTTTCTGCCGCTACCACCCAACCTCCCAGAGCCCTTGCCAAGGTAGCTATGGACGATGCCCTCTTCGAGGACCAAAAGATTGAGGTATACCCAGGGCCAGAAGCTTCAGAAATGGGAGACACTTCTTTTGAAAAGCTCTTCTCAACTGATTTTCACCTATCCGCCAAGCAAAACAGAATGGGTATACAGCTTGAAGAAAAGATTGAAAACCAGTTACAGGAAATCCTAACGTCCCCTGTCTACCCAGGAACTGTCCAGCTCACTCCAGGAGGCAAAACGATGATATTGATGAAAGATGCCCAAGTTACCGGAGGATATCCGCGTATTTTGCAGCTTACCGAACAGGGAATATCGTGCCTCTCCCAAAAAAAACAAGGAGACAAAATCAGGTTTATATTGATCAATGAATGGTAG
- the pxpB gene encoding 5-oxoprolinase subunit PxpB: protein MSHQFKYKHISPTLLELYWPPKIAPSTLKEMTSLKATVQQLWQEDLLDVIMGYHCLSLRFKAPFQLNDIINKLEEIAETSAEGASKHSGKRWLIPVWYSGKDLNMVAEHTGLSADQIINLHKKHPYLLYFYGFMPGFMYLGGLDERLFAPRKTQPDPLIEKGAVAIGGKQTGIYPMDSPGGWNVIGKTPVQLFNIKKDPPLQPQPGDEIKFEAISKEDFHTISTQIAEKNYQIRYENT from the coding sequence ATGTCACATCAATTTAAGTACAAGCACATATCGCCCACCTTACTTGAACTGTATTGGCCCCCAAAGATCGCCCCTTCTACCTTGAAGGAAATGACCTCACTGAAAGCAACTGTGCAGCAACTGTGGCAGGAAGACTTGCTGGACGTCATAATGGGCTATCACTGCCTAAGTCTTAGGTTCAAAGCCCCATTTCAGCTCAACGACATCATCAATAAACTGGAGGAAATCGCCGAAACCAGCGCAGAAGGAGCTTCCAAGCACTCGGGAAAACGATGGCTTATCCCAGTATGGTATAGTGGCAAAGACCTGAATATGGTAGCGGAACATACCGGCTTATCAGCAGATCAAATCATCAACCTCCATAAAAAACATCCCTATTTACTTTATTTTTATGGCTTTATGCCGGGGTTTATGTACTTAGGAGGACTGGACGAGCGGCTTTTTGCCCCAAGGAAGACGCAACCTGACCCGTTGATTGAAAAGGGGGCTGTGGCCATTGGCGGGAAACAAACTGGAATTTACCCCATGGACAGTCCTGGTGGCTGGAATGTCATCGGAAAAACACCTGTACAGCTGTTCAATATCAAAAAAGACCCTCCATTGCAGCCACAGCCTGGCGACGAAATAAAATTTGAAGCCATTTCAAAAGAGGATTTTCACACAATATCGACCCAAATAGCAGAGAAAAACTATCAAATACGCTATGAAAACACCTGA
- the pxpA gene encoding 5-oxoprolinase subunit PxpA, whose protein sequence is MKIDINCDLGEGMKTDADVMPYISSCNIACGGHAGDKASMQATINLALKHHVKIGAHPSYPDRKNFGRETMDIPHSQLSASILEQLQMFDKILKQQNAPLHHIKPHGALYNQAAKDTKTAQLLVDLIKENYPDTILFAPFGSKIGQLAKENNLQVWNEVFADRNYTDDLTLVSRKAPHAIIKGTAKVLSHLERMINDEKVKTLSGKQFPIIADTVCVHGDHPEALALTKAIYQAVKMP, encoded by the coding sequence ATGAAAATAGATATTAATTGTGATCTGGGTGAAGGAATGAAGACAGATGCTGATGTAATGCCATACATCTCCAGCTGTAATATCGCTTGCGGAGGACACGCCGGAGATAAAGCATCCATGCAAGCCACCATTAACTTGGCACTGAAGCATCACGTAAAAATCGGTGCTCATCCCTCGTACCCGGACCGCAAGAACTTTGGCCGTGAGACCATGGACATTCCTCATTCGCAGCTTAGCGCCAGTATCCTTGAACAGTTGCAAATGTTCGACAAAATCCTTAAACAGCAAAACGCTCCACTTCACCACATCAAACCTCATGGAGCACTTTATAACCAAGCAGCAAAAGACACTAAAACGGCACAATTGCTAGTGGACTTGATCAAGGAAAATTATCCTGACACCATCCTATTTGCACCATTTGGCTCCAAAATAGGCCAACTGGCCAAAGAAAACAACCTGCAAGTGTGGAATGAAGTCTTTGCCGACAGGAATTATACTGATGACCTGACATTGGTATCCAGAAAAGCTCCTCATGCCATCATTAAGGGAACAGCCAAGGTCCTTAGCCATTTGGAAAGAATGATCAATGATGAGAAAGTAAAGACCTTGTCAGGCAAACAATTCCCAATCATTGCCGACACCGTATGTGTTCACGGAGATCATCCTGAAGCATTGGCCTTGACGAAGGCCATATACCAAGCAGTCAAGATGCCATAA
- a CDS encoding Nramp family divalent metal transporter: protein MKNKWIKQIGPGPLVAAAFIGPGTVTVCSMAGVRFGYELLWALLLSIIATAMLQEMAARIGLITQKGLPEAIRSSIKQPLPKLMALGLVIVSIVVGNAAYEAGNLTGAVMGLEAFIPSTSPLPFGIAFQPFPLLTGLLAWALLMRGNYKTVERFMVGVVLFMSMVFLVTALVGKPPFSELITGFIPSITSENTFSILALIGTTVVPYNLFLHSSLVAKKWHAPSDLRYVRMDTYLAVLVGGLVSMAIMVTGALGNADKIEVITDLSESLKPLLGDFAPYFLGLGLFAAGITSSITAPLAGALVICGCFGWDNGLTTSPMRWTFSIILLLGIIFSSLGIHPVRLIGIAQLTNGILLPVLSTFILWMVNKRQLMGKNTNPWWANLLGLGIWIITCILGIKSILNVVQNWNL, encoded by the coding sequence TTGAAAAATAAATGGATAAAGCAGATCGGACCTGGACCGCTGGTAGCAGCAGCATTTATAGGACCAGGAACTGTTACAGTCTGCAGCATGGCAGGTGTGCGCTTTGGCTATGAATTACTTTGGGCACTATTGCTTTCAATAATTGCCACCGCCATGCTTCAGGAAATGGCTGCGAGAATTGGGCTGATCACCCAAAAAGGCCTTCCTGAAGCCATTCGATCAAGTATAAAGCAGCCATTGCCCAAGTTGATGGCGCTCGGCTTAGTCATAGTGTCCATTGTGGTGGGAAATGCGGCTTATGAAGCTGGTAATCTCACCGGTGCCGTAATGGGACTGGAAGCCTTTATTCCTTCTACCTCTCCTCTTCCATTTGGAATAGCCTTCCAACCCTTCCCCCTACTCACAGGGCTGCTGGCTTGGGCACTGCTGATGAGAGGGAATTATAAAACTGTCGAGCGATTTATGGTAGGCGTTGTGCTTTTCATGAGCATGGTCTTTTTGGTCACTGCATTAGTAGGCAAACCTCCATTTTCTGAACTAATTACCGGTTTCATCCCATCGATCACTTCTGAAAACACCTTTTCCATATTGGCGCTTATTGGCACCACGGTCGTGCCCTACAACCTCTTTCTCCACTCCTCTTTGGTGGCTAAAAAATGGCATGCTCCGTCAGACCTTAGGTATGTAAGGATGGATACCTACCTTGCTGTATTGGTAGGAGGTTTGGTCTCCATGGCGATCATGGTAACAGGTGCGTTGGGCAATGCCGACAAAATAGAAGTCATTACAGATCTTAGCGAAAGCCTGAAACCACTCTTGGGTGATTTTGCTCCGTATTTTTTGGGGCTGGGGCTTTTTGCAGCGGGGATCACTTCATCGATCACCGCTCCCTTGGCTGGAGCGTTGGTCATATGTGGCTGTTTTGGATGGGACAATGGCCTAACTACTTCACCTATGCGGTGGACTTTCAGCATTATCTTGCTACTAGGTATTATTTTTTCCTCCTTGGGAATCCACCCCGTACGGTTGATAGGCATAGCACAGCTAACTAATGGGATATTGTTGCCTGTTTTAAGTACCTTTATACTGTGGATGGTCAATAAGCGGCAATTGATGGGCAAAAACACCAATCCGTGGTGGGCTAACCTATTGGGCTTGGGCATCTGGATCATCACTTGTATTTTAGGTATCAAAAGTATCTTGAATGTAGTCCAAAATTGGAATTTATGA
- a CDS encoding DNA recombination protein RmuC: MEWMVIALIGVNLLLTILVLIRHSRSRSDQKAIEDRFNVLKEDFRSQMAENRKEMGQHIHQQFQLVMDMMRESSKDQNDTLRDFGKLFRENVREFNELQREKFSEQERRQEKMLLSTEARLDKMRETVDEKLQKTLETRLGQSFEVVSKQLQAVQKGLGEMQSLATGVGDLKRVLTNVKSRGILGEYQLQSILENILAPDQYVSNAVMKKGSAERVEFAVHLPGNNEEPVFLPIDAKFPQEAYHRLLEAYETGEKEQIETAKIGLYRAIKKSAQDISQKYINPPYTTDFAVMFLPMESLYAEVIRDGGLSQQLQRDYKVVVTGPTTLAAMLNSLQMGFKTLAIQKRSSEVWRVLGAVKTEFGKFGNLIEKAQKKLHEANSELDTLVGTRTRVIQRKLRDIEELPENEKGKLLDN; encoded by the coding sequence ATGGAATGGATGGTAATAGCGCTGATTGGGGTGAATTTATTGTTGACCATTTTGGTGCTGATCAGGCACAGTAGGTCAAGGTCTGATCAAAAGGCAATCGAAGACCGCTTCAATGTCCTAAAAGAGGATTTTAGAAGCCAGATGGCAGAAAACAGAAAGGAAATGGGACAACATATCCATCAACAGTTTCAGTTGGTCATGGATATGATGAGAGAATCAAGCAAAGACCAGAATGATACACTGCGTGATTTTGGGAAGCTATTCAGGGAAAATGTCCGTGAGTTCAATGAACTGCAACGGGAAAAATTTTCCGAGCAGGAGCGGAGACAGGAGAAGATGCTATTATCCACTGAAGCGAGGCTGGACAAGATGCGGGAAACTGTGGACGAAAAACTCCAAAAAACCTTGGAGACCCGGCTAGGTCAGTCCTTTGAAGTAGTCAGCAAGCAGCTACAGGCTGTCCAAAAGGGGCTAGGGGAGATGCAGAGCCTGGCTACAGGTGTTGGGGACCTCAAGCGGGTGCTGACCAATGTCAAGAGCCGTGGGATTTTGGGAGAATACCAATTGCAGAGTATTTTGGAAAACATATTGGCACCTGATCAATATGTGAGCAACGCCGTGATGAAAAAGGGATCAGCAGAAAGGGTGGAGTTTGCAGTACATCTTCCTGGCAATAATGAGGAACCTGTTTTTTTACCGATAGACGCTAAGTTTCCCCAAGAAGCCTACCATCGGTTACTGGAAGCCTATGAGACGGGAGAAAAGGAGCAGATAGAAACAGCAAAGATTGGCCTTTACAGGGCCATCAAAAAGTCAGCACAAGATATCAGCCAGAAATATATCAATCCGCCTTATACCACTGATTTTGCGGTCATGTTTTTGCCGATGGAGAGCTTGTATGCTGAGGTTATCCGTGATGGCGGGCTTTCCCAGCAGCTACAGAGGGATTATAAGGTAGTGGTGACAGGCCCTACTACCCTGGCAGCCATGCTTAACAGCCTACAGATGGGCTTCAAAACCTTGGCCATCCAAAAACGCAGCAGTGAAGTATGGAGAGTACTTGGTGCAGTGAAAACAGAATTTGGTAAATTCGGTAATTTAATTGAAAAAGCCCAAAAGAAGCTTCATGAGGCCAATAGTGAACTGGATACGCTAGTCGGCACCCGAACCCGTGTGATCCAAAGGAAACTGAGGGATATCGAAGAGCTTCCGGAAAATGAAAAAGGAAAGCTATTGGATAATTGA